The following coding sequences are from one Triticum aestivum cultivar Chinese Spring chromosome 5A, IWGSC CS RefSeq v2.1, whole genome shotgun sequence window:
- the LOC123104913 gene encoding mediator of RNA polymerase II transcription subunit 19a yields the protein MSGSNQMASDGKFGKGPRELTGAVDLISRYRLLNHHSFFCKKPLPLAISDTHYLQNVVGDTEIRKGEGMEIDQLIQNPDLREKKTAYIQPFDMETLGHAFQLRETAPVDLPSAEKGTPTISGKSKVKSRDKVKKHKKHKEKDKDKEHKKHKHRHKDRSKDKDKDKEKEKEKEKEKEKEKDKDKDKEKKKEKSVHHDLGGDNSKKHHEKKRKHDGMENLAAVRNHKKTQKRKIQ from the exons ATGTCAGGCTCTAATCAGATGGCTTCGGATGGTAAATTTGGAAAAG GTCCTCGGGAGCTCACTGGGGCTGTTGATTTAATTAGCCGCTACAGGCTGCTGAACCATCACAGTTTCTTTTGTAAGAAACCATTGCCACTGGCTATCTCAGATACACATTATCTTCAGAATGTTGTGGGTGATACTGAAATCCGTAAAGGAGAAGGGATGGAGATAGATCAACTCATTCAGAATCCAGATCTGAGGGAGAAGAAGACTGCTTATATTCAGCCTTTTGACATGGAAACACTAGGACACGCATTTCAGTTGCGAGAAACAGCGCCAGTAGATCTGCCTTCG GCTGAAAAAGGCACTCCAACTATATCGGGAAAATCAAAGGTTAAGTCCAGGGACAAAGTGAAGAAGCATAAAAAGCACAAGGAGAAAGACAAGGACAAGGAACACAAGAAGCACAAACATCGCCATAAGGATCGGAGTAAAGATAAAGACAAagacaaagagaaagagaaagagaaagaaaaagagaaggagaaggagaaagacAAAGACAaagacaaagaaaagaaaaaagagaagagcGTGCATCATGATTTGGGAGGTGATAATTCCAAAAAACATCATGAGAAG AAGAGGAAACATGATGGAATGGAAAATTTGGCGGCTGTACGTAACCACAAAAAAA CACAAAAGCGCAAAATTCAATGA